One Oceaniferula flava genomic window, CGTGATTACCCAGGAGCCCTGATTGCGTTGGAAGTCGGCACGCACAGCCCCTGGATCAGCCGCCTGCTGGAGAGTCTTGGACACAAAGTGATCGTTGCCAACTCCCGCAAACTCCGGGCCATCTACACCAACGAGCGCAAGAGCGACGAACAAGATGCCAGGATGCTGGCCAAGCTCGCCAGGGTGGACCCCGAACTGCTTCACCCGGTCAAGCACGGCTCCGAGCAAGCCCAGCAAGATTTGGTGCTGATCAA contains:
- a CDS encoding IS110 family transposase, which produces MNNSIKHQKSIVGIDLGDRKHAICAIDQEGKELSEHFIRNRRDDLEQLSRDYPGALIALEVGTHSPWISRLLESLGHKVIVANSRKLRAIYTNERKSDEQDARMLAKLARVDPELLHPVKHGSEQAQQDLVLI